In Streptantibioticus cattleyicolor NRRL 8057 = DSM 46488, a genomic segment contains:
- a CDS encoding RapZ C-terminal domain-containing protein, which translates to MTPHHTASAKVVVRSIGTRHPDAIGLLRSGLYFDLGHLRNPHADRIMRYKTGLSEDVRAHVLSTPGATHLAVQIAEAAKAQLYSFANRNQDPVTVTLACSGGRHRSVVMAEQVAEYLDIDDVPAAVEHLHIHASVIE; encoded by the coding sequence ATGACCCCTCACCACACCGCGTCGGCGAAGGTCGTCGTCCGGTCCATCGGCACGCGCCATCCCGACGCGATCGGCCTGCTTCGGTCCGGTCTGTACTTCGACCTCGGACACCTGCGCAACCCGCACGCCGACCGCATCATGCGCTACAAGACGGGTTTGTCCGAGGACGTTCGCGCACACGTCCTCAGCACTCCGGGCGCCACGCATCTCGCTGTGCAGATCGCGGAAGCCGCCAAGGCACAGCTGTACAGCTTCGCCAACCGCAACCAGGACCCCGTGACCGTGACCCTAGCGTGCAGCGGAGGCCGTCACCGCTCCGTGGTCATGGCTGAGCAGGTAGCTGAGTACCTGGACATAGACGACGTTCCCGCCGCAGTAGAGCACCTGCACATCCACGCCTCCGTCATCGAATAG
- a CDS encoding phage tail tape measure protein: MPQLPPIGIEFTANAAEALKTLQQLAKTLTTVGEAALLATEGLDTATASLQAAAEPLSAVADASQAAKTGMQGFARATRTVGQAADTAAVATDEAMTTITAAAERMAETVTTSAEATATAMASLDEDATAVGAAFVAGSDEAAAALARLTEAAKVAAASMEKVAATSKTTAGESAASADVLGAKWLGLAPVFEKVAKWGSIGLAGVGIESVRMASKFQTATTQLVTSAGELEQNLDLVRSGLLKMSGQVGVSATDLAKAMYYIEAAGYHAADGLTVVKAAAQGAAAEGADTTTVAKALTDVLVDYHLKASAAADVTSKMITAVAHGKTNLQEFSGAFASIVPAASAAGISFQDVLSALAQMTNHGFTATRASQNLAQALRSLLNPTRPMLDAFKQFGVDADVLKEKLHGPNGLTDAMEYLSQAAAKGGKEGTTEFAAALKRLMGTAPGANAALATVGENYKATAETISAVGKSTTEAGNKVLGFALVQQSLGQQVKQLRAGFDALMIRLGTALIPQVSRFITLLESRGKPVVEGFSKAISGITSGFSGQAPRQQGKRGGQEGQQAPQVSGWERVGQQLRAVANDFTAFGRQAAQAMRNVASAAAPVLAVVGGALLGALRVLGGILANVVGPALKGFSEFLAKNQGLVKTFGEVILGGLAAKLTVIGGIKAATGITSLATNIVRFPVKQIDAVAGAFKGLKEAGTGLMEAGRAIKALATSEQLAAVASRVMAGAQAVLNAVMDANPIVLVVVAIAALVAGLIYAYNHFSWFRNIVDTVFHAVGQAALAVWHTMVTAWNGVIGAVEAVWHAIETAWNAVARVTSTVWNAIVGFFKKWWPLLLVIFAPPIAALLAIWNHFHTEIMAVVHAVWNAVSSFLKVLWDGIKAVASVVWAAIKAVIVEPIQATWHVLQQVWNSVSHWLGGQWQGIKSVASTVWNGIKSAIINPLESAWHTITGTVGRIADTIGHGLQSAWNAVSNIGSKFLSIGANIIDGIVQGVENAAGSLFRSLKNLAGDALKAAKDFLGISSPSRAFAQDVGQWIPAGVGMGVTQNTQAAIHAVRRMAVATLQAGNAAAFGGPAAMATSAGYAGPALGASFGQVNLMPEYPNQPIVHIHVRGSVLAERDLRDTVQTELLRLGARNSQTWPAYRR; this comes from the coding sequence ATGCCGCAGCTTCCCCCCATCGGGATCGAGTTCACCGCCAACGCCGCCGAGGCACTCAAGACGCTCCAGCAGCTTGCCAAGACGCTGACGACCGTCGGAGAAGCTGCGCTCCTCGCCACCGAGGGACTGGATACCGCCACCGCATCCCTACAGGCGGCAGCGGAGCCGCTGTCCGCCGTCGCGGACGCTTCGCAAGCAGCCAAGACCGGCATGCAGGGGTTCGCTCGCGCGACCCGCACGGTGGGGCAGGCAGCCGACACCGCGGCCGTCGCCACCGACGAGGCGATGACCACGATCACCGCCGCCGCCGAGCGCATGGCCGAGACCGTCACCACCTCCGCTGAGGCCACCGCCACGGCGATGGCGTCGCTGGACGAAGACGCCACCGCGGTGGGAGCCGCATTCGTGGCCGGCAGTGACGAAGCCGCGGCGGCACTGGCCCGGCTCACCGAGGCGGCCAAGGTGGCAGCGGCCTCGATGGAGAAGGTCGCCGCTACCTCCAAGACGACCGCTGGGGAGTCGGCGGCCAGCGCTGACGTGCTGGGCGCCAAGTGGCTCGGCCTGGCGCCAGTGTTCGAGAAGGTCGCCAAGTGGGGCAGCATCGGCCTGGCCGGTGTGGGCATCGAGTCGGTGCGGATGGCCAGCAAGTTCCAGACCGCCACGACCCAGCTCGTCACCTCCGCCGGTGAGCTGGAACAGAACCTCGATCTGGTCCGCTCGGGGCTTCTGAAGATGTCTGGCCAGGTCGGTGTTTCCGCCACCGACCTGGCCAAGGCCATGTACTACATCGAGGCCGCCGGCTACCACGCCGCTGACGGCTTGACCGTCGTCAAAGCCGCAGCCCAGGGTGCGGCAGCCGAAGGCGCCGACACCACGACCGTCGCCAAGGCCCTGACGGACGTGCTGGTCGACTACCACCTGAAGGCGTCGGCCGCAGCGGACGTCACCTCAAAGATGATCACCGCCGTCGCTCACGGCAAAACGAACCTGCAGGAGTTCTCCGGCGCCTTCGCCAGCATCGTGCCTGCCGCGAGCGCGGCCGGAATCTCGTTCCAGGACGTGCTGTCGGCGCTCGCGCAGATGACCAACCACGGGTTCACGGCGACTCGCGCCAGCCAGAACCTGGCACAGGCCCTACGGAGCCTGCTGAACCCCACACGCCCGATGTTGGACGCCTTCAAGCAGTTCGGCGTCGACGCTGACGTCCTCAAGGAGAAGCTGCACGGCCCCAACGGCCTGACGGACGCGATGGAGTACCTGTCGCAGGCAGCGGCAAAGGGCGGGAAGGAAGGCACCACCGAGTTCGCCGCCGCGCTCAAGCGCCTGATGGGCACTGCCCCCGGTGCCAACGCGGCGCTGGCCACGGTCGGCGAGAACTACAAGGCCACTGCGGAAACGATATCCGCCGTCGGGAAGAGCACCACCGAGGCCGGCAACAAGGTCCTCGGGTTCGCGCTCGTGCAGCAGTCCCTTGGGCAGCAAGTCAAGCAGCTTCGCGCCGGCTTCGACGCGCTGATGATCCGCCTCGGTACTGCGCTGATCCCACAGGTGTCCCGCTTCATCACCCTGCTGGAATCCCGCGGCAAGCCAGTGGTCGAGGGGTTCTCGAAGGCCATCTCCGGTATCACCTCCGGGTTCTCGGGCCAGGCCCCCAGACAGCAGGGCAAGCGCGGCGGGCAGGAGGGGCAGCAGGCACCGCAAGTGAGCGGCTGGGAGCGCGTCGGCCAGCAGCTTCGCGCGGTTGCAAACGACTTCACCGCTTTCGGCCGCCAGGCGGCGCAGGCCATGCGGAACGTAGCATCCGCAGCTGCTCCGGTGCTGGCGGTAGTCGGTGGCGCGCTGCTCGGTGCGCTACGGGTACTCGGCGGGATCCTCGCCAATGTCGTCGGACCGGCTCTGAAGGGCTTCTCCGAGTTCCTGGCCAAGAACCAGGGCTTGGTCAAGACCTTCGGCGAGGTCATCCTCGGCGGCCTGGCGGCCAAGCTGACGGTGATCGGCGGCATCAAGGCCGCGACCGGTATCACGAGCCTGGCCACGAACATCGTGAGGTTCCCGGTCAAGCAGATCGACGCTGTGGCCGGTGCGTTCAAGGGCTTGAAGGAAGCAGGAACGGGCCTGATGGAGGCAGGCCGCGCCATCAAGGCGCTCGCCACCTCAGAGCAACTGGCCGCCGTCGCCTCACGAGTCATGGCCGGCGCGCAGGCCGTCCTCAACGCGGTCATGGACGCCAACCCGATCGTGCTGGTCGTGGTGGCCATCGCCGCGCTGGTCGCCGGGCTGATCTACGCCTACAACCACTTCTCCTGGTTCCGCAACATCGTCGACACGGTCTTCCACGCGGTTGGACAGGCAGCACTGGCTGTATGGCACACCATGGTGACTGCCTGGAACGGCGTCATCGGTGCCGTAGAAGCCGTCTGGCATGCGATCGAGACTGCTTGGAACGCCGTTGCCAGAGTTACCAGCACTGTCTGGAACGCCATCGTTGGATTTTTCAAAAAATGGTGGCCATTGCTGCTGGTGATTTTCGCGCCGCCGATCGCCGCACTGCTGGCCATCTGGAACCATTTCCATACCGAGATCATGGCCGTCGTTCATGCGGTGTGGAACGCGGTGTCGTCATTCCTCAAGGTGCTGTGGGATGGGATCAAAGCCGTCGCCTCTGTGGTGTGGGCTGCGATCAAGGCCGTGATCGTCGAGCCGATCCAGGCCACCTGGCACGTCCTCCAGCAGGTGTGGAACTCCGTTTCACACTGGCTCGGCGGCCAGTGGCAGGGCATCAAATCGGTGGCCTCCACAGTGTGGAACGGCATCAAGTCCGCAATCATCAACCCGCTCGAAAGCGCCTGGCACACCATCACCGGCACGGTCGGGCGGATCGCTGACACCATCGGCCATGGCCTCCAGTCGGCCTGGAACGCTGTATCCAATATAGGATCGAAATTCCTGAGTATCGGCGCGAACATCATAGACGGAATTGTTCAGGGTGTTGAGAATGCCGCCGGTTCTCTTTTTCGCTCTTTGAAGAACCTCGCCGGTGATGCTTTGAAGGCAGCCAAGGACTTCCTCGGCATCAGTTCACCGTCGCGTGCCTTCGCTCAGGACGTCGGCCAGTGGATCCCGGCCGGTGTCGGCATGGGCGTCACCCAGAACACCCAGGCAGCGATACACGCGGTCCGGCGCATGGCCGTGGCCACCCTGCAAGCCGGCAACGCCGCTGCGTTCGGCGGCCCGGCGGCCATGGCTACCTCGGCCGGGTACGCCGGCCCCGCCCTCGGCGCCAGCTTCGGGCAGGTCAACCTGATGCCGGAATACCCCAACCAGCCCATCGTCCACATCCACGTCCGTGGGTCGGTGTTGGCCGAGCGGGACCTGCGGGACACCGTGCAGACAGAGCTACTGCGGCTGGGTGCGCGGAACTCCCAGACCTGGCCCGCCTACAGGCGGTAG